One Malania oleifera isolate guangnan ecotype guangnan chromosome 10, ASM2987363v1, whole genome shotgun sequence genomic region harbors:
- the LOC131165687 gene encoding N-(5'-phosphoribosyl)anthranilate isomerase 1, chloroplastic-like codes for MLEISKMENMITGLTTRSHVQPKALGMHQRQNTDLRGRQLHVSRIRLFSKNIRACTLSQSAEISSGHKEHEKNKPLVKMCGITSARDAARAAEAGANFIGMILWPNSKRSISLAVAKEISKVAREYGAKPVGVFVDDDAETIQRASNAASLELVQLHGKGSRDALPDLVQENRVIYVLHANEDGSLLNQICNEECSLIDWILVDSAKGGSGKGFNWAQFKLPQISSRNGWLLAGGITPENVHEALSTLKPHGIDVSSGICALDGIQKDQSRITSFMSAVNSVHY; via the exons ATGTTGGAGATTTCGAAAATGGAGAACATGATTACAG ggttAACAACAAGAAGTCATGTTCAACCCAAAGCTCTAGGCATGCACCAAAGGCAAAATACAG ATCTACGGGGGAGACAGCTGCATGTATCAAGAATTAGGTTGTTTTCAAAGAATATAAGGGCATGCACGCTATCTCAATCGGCAGAGATCTCCTCTGGTCACAAAGAGCATGAAAAGAATAAGCCTCTAGTCAAAATGTGTGGAATAACATCAGCTAGGGATGCTGCCAGGGCCGCAGAAGCGGGTGCTAATTTTATTGGAATGATTCTTTGGCCCAACTCAAAGCGTTCCATATCACTTGCGGTTGCAAAGGAGATTTCAAAAGTTGCAAGGGAATATGGAGCAAAGCCTGTTGGAGTATTTGTGGATGATGATGCAGAGACTATACAAAGAGCTTCTAATGCGGCAAGTCTTGAGTTGGTGCAG CTTCATGGAAAAGGTTCTAGGGATGCTCTTCCAGATTTAGTTCAAGAAAATCGAGTAATATATGTTCTTCATGCTAATGAAGACGGAAGCCTTCTTAACCAAATTTGTAATGAAGAATGTTCTCTCATTGATTGGATTCTTGTGGATAGTGCTAAAGGTGGCAG TGGCAAAGGATTCAATTGGGCGCAGTTTAAGCTACCACAAATTAGCAGCAGGAATGGATGGCTCTTGGCTGGAGGGATTACCCCCGAGAATGTCCATGAAGCCCTTTCTACTCTTAAACCTCATGGAATTGATGTTAGTAGTGGCATTTGTGCCTTGGATGGCATCCAAAAGGACCAGTCACGGATAACTTCCTTCATGAGTGCAGTAAACTCTGTACATTATTGA